A genomic window from Agreia sp. COWG includes:
- a CDS encoding GNAT family N-acetyltransferase → MTFSTTLADDIILRLATHADAAAIADAYSRNRQHLAEWEPQRSEEFYTVAHQSAVLTTQLEQHRAGGCLPLVLLRGDAVVGRVNVSNIVRGPFLSGSVGYWVDGSHTGRGLASAALAAVVSHCRDELGLHRLEASVLAHNAASRRVLARAGFDSIGLAPSYLQIAGRWQDHLLTQRILF, encoded by the coding sequence GTGACCTTTTCCACGACTCTCGCCGACGACATCATCCTGCGGCTCGCGACCCACGCGGATGCCGCCGCCATCGCAGACGCGTACTCGCGCAACCGACAGCACCTCGCAGAGTGGGAGCCGCAGCGCTCGGAGGAGTTCTACACCGTGGCGCACCAATCGGCCGTGCTCACAACCCAGCTCGAGCAGCACCGGGCAGGGGGCTGCCTGCCCCTCGTTCTCTTGCGCGGCGACGCCGTCGTCGGTCGAGTGAACGTGTCCAACATCGTGCGCGGTCCGTTTCTGAGCGGGAGCGTGGGCTATTGGGTCGACGGGTCACACACGGGCAGGGGCCTGGCCTCTGCCGCGCTCGCAGCCGTCGTCTCGCACTGTCGCGATGAGCTCGGGCTGCACCGCCTGGAGGCGAGCGTGCTGGCGCACAACGCGGCCTCGCGGAGGGTGCTCGCCCGGGCTGGCTTCGACAGCATCGGCCTGGCCCCGTCGTACCTCCAGATCGCCGGTCGCTGGCAGGACCACCTGCTCACGCAGCGCATCCTGTTCTGA
- a CDS encoding response regulator transcription factor, which produces MTGPRILIVDDEPNIRDLLTTSLRFAGFAVRAVSNGAQTISAVLEEEPDLIILDVMLPDMNGFGVTKRLRASGYTAPILFLTAKDDTEDKITGLTVGGDDYVTKPFSLDEIVARIKAILRRTMQADEDAIIRAGELTMDQDTHEVYVGDTAIELSPTEFKLLRYLMLNPNRVLSKAQILDHVWEYDFNGDAGIVESYISYLRRKLDAHSEESLIQTKRGFGYMLKVSKV; this is translated from the coding sequence ATGACTGGACCCCGAATCCTTATCGTCGATGACGAACCGAACATCCGCGACCTGCTCACCACAAGCCTTCGTTTTGCGGGCTTCGCCGTGCGCGCCGTCTCCAACGGCGCGCAGACCATCTCCGCCGTCCTCGAAGAGGAGCCCGACCTCATCATCCTCGATGTGATGCTGCCCGACATGAATGGGTTCGGCGTCACGAAGCGGCTGCGCGCATCCGGCTACACCGCCCCGATTCTGTTTCTCACCGCGAAAGACGACACCGAAGACAAGATCACCGGTCTCACCGTGGGCGGCGACGACTACGTGACCAAGCCCTTCAGCCTCGACGAGATCGTCGCGCGTATCAAGGCCATCCTGCGCCGCACGATGCAGGCAGACGAAGACGCGATCATCCGCGCCGGCGAGCTCACCATGGATCAGGACACGCACGAGGTCTACGTGGGCGACACCGCCATCGAGCTCAGCCCGACCGAGTTCAAGCTGCTGCGCTACCTGATGCTCAACCCCAACCGCGTTCTGTCGAAGGCGCAGATCCTCGATCACGTCTGGGAGTACGACTTCAACGGCGACGCGGGCATCGTCGAGAGCTACATCTCGTACCTGCGTCGCAAGCTCGATGCGCACTCCGAGGAGTCGCTCATCCAGACCAAGCGCGGTTTCGGTTACATGCTGAAGGTCTCGAAGGTCTAA
- a CDS encoding HAMP domain-containing sensor histidine kinase, with the protein MQQSILTRWNAISLRNKITGVTVLMLTFGLIVSGIGTMTVLRTYLLNQVDDRLENAYAEPTSVLGPDADKYGFRYDDVIAAPDTYFVALLDSNGQPLVTNWTTDDAPQAPAIAGLDMSAATNLGDSRFTVHGAKGTTDWLAVAMVVPVDNYGTNKTLVIAQSLQDTENTTTTYLSIFLAFGIGVVVLGAMLTRLLVTSTFAPLRQVERTAAAIADGGDFSQRMAVETPNTEVGRLNKSLNTMLSRIDRAFDDRARTIEQMRRFVGDASHELRTPLVSVRGYAELYRMGALQTPEDVSQAMDRIEKEAIRMGSLVEDLLELARLDETKPLKLSPVNLIPIAMDAALDARASSPGRVIRVSTSRPSDPVITFNPAVAVPSDEQPDAGAPSTAPDAAATGSIPFSAAFARLRRRSGRPVPPDSVAPESVVLPATVTPSFDLDATDDDTAIQPLVMAEENKIRQVLANLIGNALRFTNADSPIELAVDVDEAARLATVDVIDHGDGIPPQIREKIFQRFWRADSSRTRETGGSGLGLAIVSSIVAAHGGTVRALETPGGGATFRVSLPLLTEQAQRGSSTEGAPTA; encoded by the coding sequence ATGCAGCAGTCAATCCTCACGCGGTGGAACGCCATCTCCCTGCGAAACAAGATCACCGGCGTCACCGTTCTGATGCTCACCTTCGGACTCATCGTCTCGGGTATCGGAACGATGACGGTGCTGCGCACCTATCTGCTGAACCAGGTAGACGACCGTCTCGAGAACGCCTACGCCGAGCCCACCTCGGTACTGGGCCCCGACGCAGACAAGTACGGCTTCAGGTACGACGATGTCATCGCCGCGCCTGACACCTACTTCGTCGCTCTGCTCGACTCGAACGGCCAGCCCCTGGTCACCAACTGGACGACCGACGATGCCCCGCAGGCTCCGGCGATCGCGGGCCTCGACATGTCGGCCGCCACGAATCTCGGCGACTCGCGCTTCACCGTTCACGGAGCGAAAGGCACGACGGACTGGCTGGCGGTCGCCATGGTGGTTCCCGTCGACAACTACGGAACCAATAAGACCCTCGTGATCGCGCAGTCGTTGCAAGACACCGAGAACACCACCACCACCTATCTCTCGATCTTCCTGGCGTTCGGCATCGGGGTCGTCGTGTTGGGTGCCATGCTCACGCGGCTGCTCGTCACCAGCACGTTCGCTCCCCTGCGCCAGGTCGAGCGCACCGCCGCCGCCATCGCCGACGGCGGCGACTTCAGCCAGCGTATGGCGGTCGAGACCCCGAACACCGAGGTCGGCCGCCTCAACAAGTCGTTGAACACCATGCTCAGTCGCATCGACAGGGCGTTCGACGATCGAGCCCGCACCATCGAGCAGATGCGGCGCTTCGTCGGCGACGCGAGCCACGAGTTGCGCACACCGCTCGTATCGGTGCGCGGCTACGCCGAGCTCTACCGCATGGGTGCCCTGCAGACTCCCGAAGACGTGAGCCAGGCCATGGATCGCATCGAGAAGGAGGCCATCCGCATGGGCTCCCTCGTCGAAGACCTGCTCGAGCTCGCCCGCCTCGACGAGACCAAGCCGCTCAAGTTGAGCCCCGTGAACCTCATCCCCATCGCCATGGACGCCGCTCTCGATGCGCGCGCGTCCAGTCCGGGGCGCGTCATCCGAGTCTCCACGTCACGACCGTCAGACCCCGTCATCACCTTCAACCCGGCCGTGGCCGTTCCCTCTGATGAGCAGCCGGATGCCGGTGCCCCGTCCACCGCGCCCGACGCCGCGGCAACGGGCTCCATCCCCTTCTCGGCGGCCTTCGCGCGCCTGCGTCGGCGAAGCGGGCGCCCTGTTCCGCCTGACTCGGTGGCCCCCGAATCCGTCGTGCTGCCCGCCACCGTCACCCCGTCGTTCGATCTCGACGCCACCGACGACGACACGGCGATCCAGCCGCTGGTCATGGCCGAGGAGAACAAGATCAGACAGGTCCTGGCCAACCTCATCGGCAACGCGCTGCGATTCACGAATGCCGACAGCCCGATCGAGCTTGCGGTCGACGTAGACGAGGCGGCCCGGCTCGCCACGGTCGATGTGATCGACCACGGCGACGGCATCCCCCCGCAGATCAGGGAGAAGATCTTCCAGCGTTTCTGGCGCGCCGACAGCTCGCGTACCAGGGAGACCGGCGGAAGCGGACTCGGCCTGGCCATCGTGTCATCGATCGTCGCCGCCCACGGCGGCACAGTGAGGGCGCTCGAGACCCCCGGCGGCGGAGCGACGTTCCGCGTGTCTCTTCCCCTCCTCACGGAGCAGGCCCAGCGCGGTTCGTCCACAGAGGGCGCCCCCACCGCATAA
- a CDS encoding WXG100 family type VII secretion target, which produces MSQYQVDSEAVSAGAAALRNTIERIQSDVAAMHAQLSSLESSWTGHAAVAFQGVVIDWRATQTRVEESLAAITQALGAAGQMYADVELQNTRLFSA; this is translated from the coding sequence ATGAGTCAGTACCAGGTAGACAGCGAGGCCGTCAGCGCCGGCGCCGCAGCCCTCCGCAACACCATCGAGCGCATCCAGTCAGACGTGGCCGCCATGCACGCTCAGCTGTCGTCGCTCGAATCGAGCTGGACGGGGCACGCGGCCGTCGCGTTCCAGGGAGTCGTCATCGATTGGAGGGCCACCCAGACCCGCGTCGAGGAGAGCCTCGCCGCGATCACGCAGGCGCTGGGCGCCGCGGGCCAGATGTACGCCGACGTGGAGTTGCAGAACACTCGGCTGTTCTCCGCCTAG